A region from the Corylus avellana chromosome ca7, CavTom2PMs-1.0 genome encodes:
- the LOC132187416 gene encoding nuclear transcription factor Y subunit B-1-like yields the protein MAEAPTSPAGGSHDSGGEQSPRSSGVREQDRYLPIANISRIMKKALPANGKIAKDAKDTMQECVSEFISFITSEASDKCQKEKRKTINGDDLLWAMATLGFEEYIEPLKVYLVRYRELEGDSKGSARGGDASAKREAVGGLTVQNPQFGLQGPLNYINSQFADAEG from the exons ATGGCGGAGGCGCCGACGAGTCCGGCGGGCGGGAGCCACGATAGCGGCGGCGAGCAGAGCCCGCGCTCGTCCGGCGTGCGTGAGCAAGACCGGTACTTGCCGATCGCCAACATCAGCAGGATCATGAAGAAGGCGCTGCCTGCCAACGGCAAGATCGCCAAGGACGCCAAGGACACGATGCAAGAATGCGTCTCCGAGTTCATCAGCTTTATCACCAGCGA AGCAAGCGATAAGTGCCagaaggagaagaggaagaCCATCAATGGCGATGACTTGTTGTGGGCAATGGCAACGTTAGGGTTTGAAGAATATATTGAGCCGCTTAAGGTGTACCTAGTTAGGTACAGAGAG TTGGAG GGTGATTCCAAAGGATCTGCTAGGGGTGGAGATGCATCTGCTAAAAGGGAAGCAGTTGGAGGTCTGACTGTTCAAAATCCACAG TTTGGTCTTCAGGGGCCGTTGAACTACATAAACTCCCAA TTTGCTGATGCTGAAGGTTAG